In the Clostridium sporogenes genome, one interval contains:
- a CDS encoding MFS transporter: MKKNVFSKKELMFICTLGFALGIRQMAMTMVMPFISVYSKTLAYSTPVLAGIALGIFGLMQAFFQIPFGVLSDKFGNKKVILIGLMQVIIGLLLAYFAKNIYLLIIARALQGSGAIIAVGYSWISSSVHYDKRTRAISVVGIILGFAATASFALGPIIHKYVSVNNMFLYCALLILFSWIIILVFLKEEESYGEKFYNEKENNFKGECFENNIDTKEVFHILLRNNVFVKLNIAGFFNNFIMAAIFFAIPQYLETITGIDGMWKIFMPSVLIAIAFMAWAVKFSEKGYGIKLIIISFAITALGMIFYFNKSSFTFILVGTILFMTGYICICTLVPSLANDIAEESYRGTANGIINSFQYIGSFVGSVIMAALWVNYEKIALILLIIICFLSMIMLRHN, translated from the coding sequence ATGAAAAAGAATGTATTTTCAAAAAAAGAATTAATGTTTATATGTACACTAGGATTTGCCTTAGGTATAAGACAAATGGCTATGACAATGGTTATGCCATTTATATCTGTTTATAGTAAAACTTTGGCTTATAGTACTCCGGTATTGGCTGGGATAGCATTAGGTATATTCGGCCTTATGCAAGCTTTTTTTCAGATACCTTTTGGTGTTTTAAGTGATAAATTTGGAAATAAGAAAGTTATTTTAATAGGACTTATGCAGGTGATTATAGGATTATTATTAGCTTATTTTGCAAAAAACATTTATTTGTTAATAATTGCCAGAGCTTTGCAAGGAAGTGGTGCTATAATTGCAGTAGGATATTCTTGGATTTCTAGCAGTGTGCATTATGATAAACGAACAAGAGCTATAAGTGTAGTTGGAATTATATTAGGTTTTGCGGCTACAGCATCCTTTGCTTTAGGACCTATAATACATAAATATGTGTCTGTAAATAACATGTTCTTATACTGTGCGTTGTTAATATTATTTAGTTGGATTATAATATTGGTATTTTTAAAAGAGGAAGAATCTTATGGAGAGAAATTTTATAATGAAAAGGAAAACAATTTTAAGGGAGAATGTTTTGAAAATAATATTGATACTAAAGAAGTATTTCATATTTTATTAAGAAATAATGTATTTGTAAAATTAAATATAGCAGGATTTTTTAATAATTTTATAATGGCAGCAATATTTTTTGCTATACCACAATATTTAGAAACCATTACGGGCATTGATGGTATGTGGAAAATATTCATGCCTTCAGTACTCATAGCAATAGCTTTTATGGCATGGGCTGTAAAATTTTCGGAAAAGGGGTATGGAATAAAATTAATAATTATATCCTTTGCTATTACTGCTTTGGGAATGATTTTTTATTTTAATAAAAGTTCATTTACATTTATATTAGTAGGAACCATATTATTTATGACGGGATATATATGTATATGTACATTAGTACCATCCCTTGCTAATGATATAGCAGAGGAAAGTTATAGAGGTACAGCTAATGGTATAATCAATAGTTTTCAATATATAGGTTCCTTTGTAGGTTCTGTTATCATGGCAGCCTTATGGGTAAATTATGAGAAGATAGCATTAATTTTGCTTATTATAATTTGTTTTCTAAGTATGATTATGCTTAGACATAATTAA
- a CDS encoding Hsp20/alpha crystallin family protein, which produces MFDMIPFRRNNLNKKDEFFSPFFNTFFNDEFFSLMNNLQDNFKVDLKETAEDYLVEADLPGVKKEDITVELANNYLTISAKRDSSIENKKENFVRQEKHYGEFNRSFYINNVDENSIDASFKDDVLKINLPKLDKENFNGKRIDIH; this is translated from the coding sequence ATGTTTGATATGATACCTTTTAGAAGAAATAATTTAAATAAAAAAGATGAATTCTTTTCACCATTTTTCAATACTTTCTTTAATGATGAGTTCTTTTCACTAATGAACAATTTACAGGATAACTTTAAAGTAGATTTGAAAGAAACTGCTGAAGATTATTTAGTAGAAGCAGATCTACCTGGTGTAAAAAAAGAAGATATAACAGTAGAACTTGCAAATAATTACCTTACAATTAGTGCAAAAAGAGATTCTTCTATAGAAAACAAAAAAGAAAATTTTGTTAGACAAGAAAAACATTATGGAGAATTCAATAGAAGTTTCTATATAAATAATGTAGATGAAAATAGTATAGATGCTTCCTTTAAAGATGATGTTTTAAAAATTAATTTACCTAAATTAGATAAAGAAAATTTTAATGGAAAGAGAATTGATATTCACTAA
- a CDS encoding class I SAM-dependent methyltransferase: MKMLTNKFYGQFRRPKGILGKFIAKSMNEEHFEVTTWGLEKFKVKEDDVLLDIGCGGGRTVKRLSNRVIKGKVFGMDYSLDCVNFSKKYNKNLIENEKVEIVHGSVNKMPFEDNKFHNITAVETTYFWPNLLDSFKEVRRVLKPSGKFIIVNASYTSEKFKERNEEYLRKVPGMKIYSADYIKGLLEKAEYKNIKIETLEEKNWLCAIGEK; the protein is encoded by the coding sequence ATGAAAATGTTAACAAATAAATTTTATGGACAATTTAGAAGACCTAAAGGAATTCTGGGTAAATTTATTGCAAAAAGTATGAATGAAGAACATTTTGAAGTAACTACTTGGGGACTAGAGAAATTTAAAGTAAAAGAAGACGATGTTTTATTAGATATAGGCTGTGGAGGGGGAAGAACTGTAAAAAGACTTTCTAATAGAGTTATAAAAGGAAAAGTCTTTGGAATGGACTATTCATTAGATTGTGTAAATTTTTCTAAAAAATATAACAAAAATTTAATAGAAAATGAGAAAGTAGAAATTGTTCATGGTAGTGTAAATAAAATGCCTTTTGAAGATAATAAATTTCACAATATAACTGCAGTGGAAACTACATATTTTTGGCCTAACCTATTGGATAGTTTTAAAGAAGTAAGAAGAGTATTAAAACCTTCTGGAAAATTTATTATAGTAAATGCTAGTTATACTAGTGAAAAATTTAAAGAAAGAAATGAAGAGTATTTAAGGAAAGTACCAGGAATGAAAATATATAGTGCAGATTATATAAAAGGCTTATTGGAAAAAGCGGAATATAAGAATATAAAAATAGAAACTTTGGAAGAGAAAAATTGGTTATGTGCTATAGGAGAAAAATAG
- a CDS encoding DUF1002 domain-containing protein has protein sequence MKCKKVISKLLILVFTFSLMISASSVNKVHADAFKVVTLGANLSNEQKEQMLKYFGVTRKEANVIEVNKEEEDKYLAGVATRKQIGTKSISCAYVEPTDKGGLNISTNNIYWVTESMIRNALITAGVENANVKVGSPFNVSGTAALTGILKGFETSKGGKKIDEEKKKVANEEMVVTGNLGEKIGQDEAANLINEVKKEVVKEKPKTEKDIKNIVKDTIDKYEYKLSDEDMQKITALMDKINGLDLDFKQIKNQLDQVSNKLKNVVTSEEAKGFFSKLWEGIKSFFDGIFNSDKEEKTTSYNITEVQHMNFNNLRI, from the coding sequence ATGAAATGCAAAAAAGTAATTAGTAAATTATTAATTTTAGTGTTTACTTTTTCTTTAATGATATCTGCTTCTTCAGTTAATAAAGTTCATGCAGATGCTTTTAAAGTAGTTACATTAGGAGCGAATTTATCTAATGAACAAAAGGAACAAATGCTTAAATATTTTGGAGTAACTAGAAAAGAGGCTAATGTAATAGAAGTTAACAAAGAAGAAGAAGATAAATATTTAGCTGGGGTAGCCACACGAAAACAAATAGGAACAAAATCTATATCTTGTGCATATGTAGAACCTACAGATAAAGGTGGATTAAATATATCTACAAACAATATATATTGGGTTACTGAAAGTATGATTAGAAATGCTTTAATAACAGCAGGAGTAGAAAATGCAAATGTTAAAGTTGGATCACCTTTTAATGTATCTGGTACAGCAGCACTTACAGGTATATTAAAGGGTTTTGAAACTAGCAAAGGCGGTAAAAAAATAGATGAAGAGAAGAAAAAAGTAGCTAACGAAGAAATGGTTGTTACTGGTAATTTAGGAGAAAAAATAGGACAAGATGAAGCAGCTAATTTAATAAATGAAGTTAAAAAAGAAGTTGTTAAAGAAAAACCCAAAACAGAAAAAGATATAAAAAATATAGTAAAAGATACAATTGATAAATATGAATATAAATTAAGTGATGAAGATATGCAAAAAATAACAGCTTTAATGGATAAAATAAATGGGTTAGATTTAGATTTTAAACAAATAAAAAATCAGTTAGACCAGGTTAGTAATAAATTAAAAAATGTTGTAACTAGTGAAGAAGCTAAAGGTTTCTTTAGCAAATTATGGGAAGGTATTAAAAGCTTTTTTGATGGTATTTTTAATAGTGATAAAGAAGAAAAAACTACGTCTTATAATATAACAGAAGTTCAACATATGAATTTCAATAATTTAAGAATATAA
- a CDS encoding 3'-5' exonuclease, which produces MKKIFIDTETTGLEPGEIIQLTYCVCDINSIGEEKVSFAKNFFFNVDYIEESAEAIHGFSVEKLKVLSKGKKFKDLALEISSDLNNGMFIAHNVNFDKKFVTTEFNRLDNVNWFPKEFFCTMEYFKPIVKATTRTGKLKKPRLEETIDFLNIDKKVVLNGAKKLFNCDDVGFHDARYDVAALVSCYYRAKKLGYSPSIIL; this is translated from the coding sequence ATGAAGAAAATTTTTATAGATACAGAAACTACAGGCTTAGAACCTGGTGAAATTATACAGCTCACTTATTGTGTTTGTGATATAAATTCCATAGGTGAAGAAAAAGTTTCCTTTGCTAAAAACTTCTTTTTTAATGTAGATTATATTGAAGAATCTGCTGAAGCTATCCATGGGTTTAGTGTTGAAAAATTAAAAGTTTTATCTAAAGGTAAAAAATTTAAAGATTTAGCTTTAGAGATTAGCTCTGATCTAAATAATGGAATGTTTATAGCTCACAATGTTAATTTTGATAAAAAATTTGTCACTACTGAATTTAATAGATTAGATAATGTTAATTGGTTCCCAAAAGAATTTTTTTGTACTATGGAATATTTTAAACCTATTGTAAAGGCTACAACTAGAACAGGTAAGCTAAAAAAGCCTAGATTAGAAGAAACAATTGATTTTTTAAATATAGATAAAAAAGTGGTTCTAAATGGAGCTAAAAAACTTTTTAACTGTGATGATGTTGGATTTCATGATGCTAGATATGATGTAGCTGCCCTTGTATCCTGCTATTATAGGGCAAAAAAATTAGGATATTCCCCTTCTATTATTTTATAG
- a CDS encoding DEAD/DEAH box helicase, whose protein sequence is MDITNKDIRIAAGEKIYGKGLDCYINNQVEYIEAYEKNGDLNIISRVRSSLGKDCYEVSIKILKGNKYINSNCECKYWGINCKHSVATLIKYINEKDIILKESEKRRKREFIEIIKGYFSHEVAIDVDQKDLSVNYKLCIDNRTSNETYISLEIKVGEDKPYVVKNIRELLEAITKKEEIVFGKNFIFNPYIHRFKEKDEKIINMLLEVYQYDRLSKNINFSNISSFLSGKKVYISERMLKRFLHIIDEDGIELNLEDKTFKNVSVVREDLPLEFSLYRKKGKLILQQTNTLPCMITKEYFFYNDKIYEPSLEQINLYRGFIKGFTKEGKTEISFDESFSEDIASYIIPSLKKISKILYIEEKFKKRFYEEKLISTVYFDKKDDKVTANIIFTYGDVKVNPFQYNNRLDYKILVRNIEKEKVVTNLLERFYFKKDVDCYELENEEKLLDFLVDGIRILQQYSEVYYSEEFKNVKVYNSSSYKSNVKLNNEDLLEFSFSIEGINKEELFNILNSVKQRKKYYRLKNGGFIPLNNDEILNIVSMIEYLNIKASDFKKDVITIPKFNALYIDSSIKEKGIDFIERNNKFKELVNSIMHIKDLEYEIPKNLKPIMRPYQKFGFKWLKTLARCGFGGILADEMGLGKTLQTIAFVKAEVDENKNEPMPSLVVCPTSLVYNWEDEIKKFQPDLKCTIISGDKDFREESIKAIDTSDIVITSYALIRRDIDKYEKVKFRYCFLDEAQNIKNPQSLNAQSVKSIKAYSYFALTGTPIENSLTELWSIFDFIMPGYLLNYRKFYAKYESPIVKDKNKEALKALNNHIKPFILRRLKSNVIKELPPKIEHNIIVNMTEEQKKVYASFAESAKKEFYKEIEERGFNKSKIKILSIITRLRQICCDPSIFIENYEGSNGKIETLLDIVNNSIKAGHKILLFSQFTSVLKNIKEIFKMNNINYLYLDGSTKADIRGNLVKDFNNGIGDVFLISLKAGGTGLNLTSADIVIHFDPWWNPAVEDQASDRAHRIGQKKTVEIIRLISKGTIEEKIYKIQQKKKKIIDEVIEKNLGEEVLLSNMDKEEIEELFKF, encoded by the coding sequence GTGGATATTACAAATAAAGACATTAGAATAGCTGCCGGGGAAAAAATATATGGAAAAGGCTTAGATTGTTATATAAATAATCAAGTAGAATATATAGAAGCATATGAGAAAAATGGCGATTTAAATATTATATCGAGGGTAAGATCTTCTTTGGGTAAAGATTGTTATGAGGTATCTATAAAAATTTTAAAGGGTAACAAATACATAAATAGTAATTGTGAATGTAAATATTGGGGTATAAATTGCAAGCATTCTGTAGCTACTCTCATTAAATATATAAATGAAAAAGATATTATTTTAAAAGAAAGTGAGAAAAGAAGAAAAAGAGAGTTCATAGAAATAATAAAAGGATATTTTTCACATGAAGTAGCTATAGATGTAGATCAAAAAGATTTAAGTGTAAACTACAAACTATGTATAGATAATAGAACATCAAATGAAACATATATATCTTTAGAGATTAAAGTAGGGGAGGATAAGCCCTATGTAGTAAAAAATATAAGAGAACTTTTAGAAGCTATTACGAAGAAAGAAGAAATAGTCTTTGGAAAGAATTTTATTTTTAATCCGTATATACATAGATTTAAAGAAAAAGATGAAAAAATAATTAATATGCTATTAGAGGTATATCAATACGATAGGCTTTCAAAAAATATAAATTTTTCAAACATAAGTTCATTTTTAAGTGGTAAAAAGGTATATATTTCGGAAAGGATGCTTAAAAGATTTCTCCATATAATAGATGAGGATGGTATAGAGTTGAATTTAGAGGATAAGACCTTTAAAAATGTCTCTGTAGTAAGAGAAGATTTGCCTTTAGAATTTAGTCTTTATAGGAAAAAGGGTAAATTAATTTTGCAACAGACAAACACTTTACCCTGTATGATTACTAAAGAATATTTTTTTTATAATGACAAAATTTATGAGCCTTCCTTGGAACAAATTAATTTATATAGAGGATTTATTAAAGGATTTACTAAAGAAGGAAAAACAGAGATAAGTTTTGATGAAAGTTTTAGTGAAGATATAGCATCTTATATAATCCCATCTCTAAAGAAAATAAGTAAGATTTTATATATTGAAGAAAAATTCAAAAAAAGATTTTATGAGGAAAAATTAATAAGTACTGTTTATTTTGATAAAAAAGATGATAAAGTAACAGCAAACATAATATTTACTTATGGTGATGTTAAAGTGAATCCTTTTCAATATAACAATAGATTAGATTATAAAATTTTAGTTAGAAATATAGAAAAAGAAAAAGTGGTAACTAATTTATTAGAAAGATTTTATTTTAAAAAAGATGTAGATTGTTATGAACTTGAAAATGAAGAAAAGCTTTTAGATTTTCTAGTAGATGGGATAAGAATACTTCAACAATATTCAGAAGTATATTACTCAGAAGAATTCAAAAATGTAAAAGTATATAATTCCTCAAGTTATAAATCTAATGTTAAACTTAATAATGAAGATCTTTTAGAATTTAGTTTTAGCATAGAAGGAATAAATAAAGAAGAGCTTTTTAATATACTTAATTCAGTAAAACAACGGAAAAAGTATTATAGATTAAAAAATGGTGGCTTTATACCTTTAAATAATGATGAAATTTTAAACATAGTCAGTATGATAGAGTATTTAAATATAAAAGCTTCTGATTTTAAAAAGGATGTTATAACTATTCCAAAATTTAATGCGCTTTATATAGATAGTTCTATTAAAGAAAAAGGCATTGATTTTATAGAAAGAAACAATAAATTTAAAGAACTAGTAAACAGTATAATGCATATAAAAGATTTAGAATATGAGATACCTAAAAATCTTAAGCCTATAATGAGACCTTATCAAAAATTTGGGTTTAAGTGGCTTAAAACTTTAGCTCGTTGTGGATTTGGGGGAATATTGGCAGATGAAATGGGACTTGGTAAAACCTTACAGACTATAGCTTTTGTAAAAGCTGAAGTGGATGAAAATAAAAATGAACCTATGCCTTCTTTAGTAGTTTGTCCCACATCTCTAGTTTATAATTGGGAAGATGAAATAAAAAAATTTCAACCAGATTTGAAATGTACAATAATATCAGGAGATAAAGATTTTAGAGAAGAAAGTATAAAAGCTATAGATACCTCAGATATAGTTATAACTTCCTATGCTCTTATAAGAAGAGATATTGATAAATATGAAAAGGTTAAATTTAGATATTGTTTTTTAGATGAAGCACAAAATATAAAGAATCCTCAATCTTTGAATGCTCAAAGTGTAAAAAGTATAAAAGCCTATAGTTACTTTGCATTAACAGGAACACCTATAGAAAATTCTTTAACAGAGCTTTGGTCTATTTTTGATTTTATAATGCCAGGGTATCTTTTAAATTATAGAAAATTTTATGCTAAATATGAATCACCAATTGTTAAAGATAAAAATAAAGAAGCTCTAAAGGCGTTAAACAATCACATAAAACCATTCATTCTTAGAAGGCTAAAAAGTAATGTAATAAAGGAATTACCGCCTAAAATTGAACATAATATAATAGTTAATATGACAGAGGAACAGAAAAAGGTATATGCTTCTTTTGCTGAAAGTGCAAAAAAAGAATTTTATAAAGAAATAGAAGAAAGAGGATTTAACAAAAGTAAAATTAAGATATTATCTATAATTACAAGACTTAGACAAATTTGTTGCGATCCTTCTATTTTTATAGAAAATTATGAAGGAAGCAATGGAAAAATAGAGACTCTTTTAGATATTGTAAATAATAGTATAAAGGCAGGACATAAAATATTATTGTTTTCTCAGTTTACCTCTGTATTAAAAAATATAAAAGAAATATTTAAAATGAATAATATAAACTATTTATATTTAGATGGTAGTACAAAGGCTGATATAAGAGGAAATCTAGTTAAAGATTTTAATAATGGCATAGGAGATGTATTTTTAATTTCATTAAAAGCAGGAGGGACAGGATTAAATTTAACTTCAGCAGACATAGTAATTCACTTTGATCCTTGGTGGAATCCAGCTGTAGAAGATCAAGCTTCAGATAGAGCACATAGAATAGGGCAAAAGAAAACTGTAGAAATTATAAGACTTATATCTAAAGGAACTATAGAAGAAAAAATATATAAAATACAACAGAAAAAGAAAAAAATAATAGATGAAGTAATAGAAAAAAATTTAGGTGAAGAAGTATTATTATCTAATATGGACAAAGAAGAGATAGAAGAACTTTTTAAGTTTTAA
- a CDS encoding WG repeat-containing protein, with amino-acid sequence MMMDMRLFPVKSKGKYGYVNAEGKSCIETKYSYAEEFIEDLAVVAIDDYFGFIDKKGNEIVKIEYDDVYDFVEGLAAVDKKGKLGYVDVKGNVVITPQFKEANDFSEDLAAVQLGYKWGYIDKKGKFIIEPEFFDAGDFSEGLAMVQSGGKVGYINNVGSMIIEANYEYGKKFSEGLAPIKLKGKYGYIDQEGNMIIKPKYYEANIFKEGLAAVESIDKYGFIDKNGEMIIPAKYEWADNFSEGIAAISIEGKYGFIDKKGKEIVPIKFHEVGSISEGLIAVGIDSKWGYIDKSGEFIIKPIYDKTQKFIDGVAKVIFEKRVKYIDKNGSFLGVKNI; translated from the coding sequence ATGATGATGGATATGAGACTTTTTCCTGTAAAATCAAAAGGTAAATATGGATATGTTAATGCTGAAGGTAAATCTTGTATAGAAACTAAGTACAGTTATGCTGAAGAATTTATAGAAGACTTAGCAGTAGTAGCTATAGATGATTATTTTGGATTTATAGATAAAAAAGGAAATGAAATAGTTAAAATTGAATATGATGATGTTTATGATTTTGTTGAGGGATTAGCTGCTGTAGATAAAAAAGGTAAGTTAGGTTATGTAGATGTGAAAGGTAATGTAGTTATAACTCCTCAATTTAAAGAAGCTAATGACTTTAGTGAAGATTTAGCTGCAGTGCAATTAGGTTATAAATGGGGATATATAGATAAGAAAGGTAAGTTTATAATTGAGCCTGAATTTTTTGATGCTGGGGATTTTAGTGAAGGTTTAGCTATGGTTCAATCAGGAGGAAAAGTAGGATATATAAATAATGTTGGAAGTATGATTATAGAAGCTAACTATGAGTATGGTAAAAAATTTAGCGAAGGTTTAGCTCCTATTAAATTAAAAGGAAAGTATGGATATATAGATCAAGAAGGAAATATGATTATAAAACCTAAATATTATGAGGCTAATATTTTTAAAGAAGGTTTAGCAGCGGTAGAGTCTATAGATAAGTATGGTTTCATAGATAAAAATGGAGAGATGATAATACCAGCTAAATATGAATGGGCAGATAATTTTAGTGAAGGTATTGCAGCTATAAGTATTGAAGGGAAATATGGTTTTATAGATAAAAAGGGGAAAGAGATAGTACCAATAAAATTTCATGAAGTAGGATCTATTAGTGAAGGGTTAATAGCTGTAGGAATAGATAGTAAATGGGGTTACATAGATAAGAGTGGTGAATTTATCATAAAGCCTATTTATGATAAAACTCAAAAATTCATAGATGGAGTAGCCAAGGTTATATTTGAAAAAAGAGTAAAATATATAGATAAGAATGGATCTTTTTTGGGAGTGAAAAATATTTAA
- a CDS encoding methyl-accepting chemotaxis protein, protein MKSIKSKIIAIISIVCIVSIGLCSSVSYYFSYKAIMKEATNKVSMASQKYSEIVEGWFLTKTKFVDSMVVDVEYNNKYDINYLKKYFSEQAKDNKDIIGIYAGFKDNKYVGSDGWVPPIDYNCSQKDWYKNIIQKNGIYYSSPYIDATTNKMIVTIGKPIKNAGKSIGVLAIDISLEDLKNLVQKATPVEHSYGFLLDENNNFVVHANKDFQPNAEKKLNITQVIDGTLKDIGSLDSKNNKALILKDYDNEKKVFTRTIIPSTKWSIGFAVPFSEFKKPLNNIIIAFISITILCLIGSILFAIYSAKKISDPILKITELVNQTKSLDLKDNTNYDYINSYKDEIGIIGKAVIYLREELRNIIEELKNSSNDVLKYSESINESTGETVQAIDEVSKTVDELVQGSVDQAKDAQNGSERLLTLAEEIKITDQSADLVKKYSVETKDNSQKGIVTMEQTIEKFKENNKVNKELGNNVDMLANKSGAIGEIINSIQSIAEQTNLLALNAAIEAARAGEAGKGFAVVAEEIRKLAEQTSTSTKEIESIVQEIQFEINRTKGNMDVSQRTVEEVNTAMTISKESFDNITNSIESIVEQIEILVDNVKKVDSDKDEVLESVQGISAIAEESAASTEEVSATVEEQAASMENIAQTAENLKEISKILDTVVNKFEI, encoded by the coding sequence ATGAAAAGTATAAAATCTAAAATAATAGCCATCATATCTATTGTTTGCATAGTGAGCATAGGTTTGTGTTCTTCTGTAAGTTATTATTTTTCATATAAGGCAATAATGAAAGAGGCTACTAATAAAGTTAGCATGGCATCTCAAAAATATTCAGAAATAGTAGAAGGATGGTTTTTAACAAAAACAAAATTTGTAGATTCTATGGTAGTAGATGTTGAATATAATAATAAATATGATATTAATTATTTAAAAAAATATTTTTCAGAGCAAGCTAAAGATAATAAAGATATTATAGGCATATATGCAGGATTTAAGGATAATAAGTATGTGGGAAGTGATGGTTGGGTTCCCCCAATAGATTATAATTGTTCACAAAAGGATTGGTATAAAAATATTATACAAAAAAATGGTATATATTATTCTTCACCATACATAGATGCAACAACGAATAAAATGATAGTAACTATAGGAAAACCTATTAAAAATGCTGGAAAATCAATAGGAGTTTTGGCTATAGATATAAGTTTAGAAGATCTTAAAAATTTAGTTCAAAAGGCTACACCAGTAGAACATAGTTACGGATTTTTGTTAGATGAAAATAATAATTTTGTAGTTCATGCAAATAAAGATTTTCAACCTAACGCAGAAAAGAAACTCAATATAACACAGGTTATAGATGGAACGTTAAAAGATATAGGTTCACTAGATTCTAAAAATAATAAGGCATTAATATTAAAAGATTATGATAATGAGAAGAAAGTATTTACAAGAACAATAATACCATCTACTAAGTGGTCTATAGGATTTGCAGTTCCTTTTTCAGAATTTAAAAAGCCTTTAAACAATATAATAATTGCATTTATATCAATTACAATTTTATGCTTAATAGGATCTATATTATTTGCAATATATTCAGCTAAAAAAATATCTGATCCTATTTTAAAAATAACTGAATTAGTAAATCAGACTAAAAGTTTAGATTTAAAAGATAATACTAACTATGACTATATAAATTCATATAAAGACGAAATAGGAATTATAGGAAAAGCGGTCATATATTTGAGGGAAGAATTAAGAAATATTATAGAAGAACTAAAAAATTCTTCTAATGATGTTTTGAAATATTCAGAATCAATAAATGAATCTACAGGAGAAACAGTACAAGCTATAGATGAAGTATCAAAAACTGTAGATGAATTGGTACAAGGATCTGTAGATCAAGCTAAGGATGCGCAAAATGGATCAGAAAGATTGCTTACATTAGCAGAAGAAATTAAAATAACAGATCAGAGTGCAGATTTAGTTAAAAAATATTCAGTGGAAACAAAGGATAATAGCCAAAAAGGTATAGTAACTATGGAACAGACTATAGAGAAATTTAAGGAAAATAATAAAGTAAATAAAGAATTAGGAAACAATGTAGATATGTTAGCAAATAAATCTGGAGCTATAGGAGAAATAATAAACTCTATTCAATCTATTGCAGAACAAACAAATTTATTAGCTTTAAATGCGGCTATAGAAGCAGCAAGAGCGGGTGAGGCAGGAAAAGGTTTTGCCGTAGTAGCAGAGGAAATAAGGAAGTTAGCAGAACAAACATCTACTTCTACTAAAGAAATAGAGAGTATAGTACAAGAAATACAATTTGAAATTAATAGAACTAAGGGGAATATGGATGTATCTCAAAGAACAGTTGAGGAAGTAAATACAGCTATGACTATATCTAAGGAATCCTTCGATAATATTACAAATTCTATAGAAAGTATAGTAGAACAAATTGAAATTTTAGTAGATAATGTTAAAAAAGTGGATTCTGACAAGGATGAAGTTTTAGAATCTGTACAGGGAATATCTGCTATAGCAGAGGAATCAGCAGCATCTACAGAAGAAGTATCAGCTACGGTTGAAGAACAAGCAGCATCTATGGAAAATATAGCTCAAACAGCCGAAAACTTAAAAGAAATATCAAAGATATTAGATACAGTAGTAAATAAATTTGAAATTTAA